One part of the Mangrovibacillus cuniculi genome encodes these proteins:
- the fliL gene encoding flagellar basal body-associated protein FliL, with amino-acid sequence MKNNKLMIIMLGMVGSILIVGTIFLVLILNSQKASGDEPKEPTIDEILEASVDVPEMTTNLQGNDFIRIAFKIQSDSKKAKEELEKRSFQVQNIIIEELSSKTAEDLSSAEGKQQLEDVIQTRTSELMQEGSVVRVYITSAVIQ; translated from the coding sequence ATGAAGAATAATAAATTGATGATTATTATGTTAGGGATGGTTGGTTCCATTCTCATAGTAGGAACTATTTTTTTGGTGCTAATCCTAAATAGTCAAAAGGCAAGTGGAGATGAGCCGAAAGAGCCAACAATTGATGAAATATTAGAGGCATCTGTTGACGTACCTGAAATGACCACGAATTTACAAGGTAACGATTTTATCAGAATAGCTTTTAAAATTCAATCCGATAGCAAAAAAGCAAAAGAAGAATTAGAGAAACGTAGTTTTCAAGTTCAGAATATTATTATTGAAGAGTTATCTTCCAAAACTGCGGAAGATTTAAGCAGTGCTGAAGGTAAGCAACAATTGGAAGATGTAATCCAAACAAGGACGTCCGAGTTAATGCAAGAAGGTAGTGTTGTTCGGGTGTACATCACCTCCGCAGTAATACAATAA
- the fliM gene encoding flagellar motor switch protein FliM, translating into MAGDVLSQSEIDALLSAISTGEMSADELKKEEQEKKVKVYDFKRALRFSKDQIRSLTRIHENFARLLTTFFSAHLRTYVQITVASADQIPYEEFIRSIPKMTILNTFEVPPLDGRILMEVNPNIAYAMMDRILGGSGESINKVDNLTEIETRIMSNTFERAFEYFREAWSTISDIDPMLSEFEVNPQFLQMVSPNETVVVISLNTTIGDTSGMINICIPHVVLEPIIPKLSVHYWMQTKKKDRNPIEVELLENKVKKSQVPLVAELGTSEIAIEDFLLLDIGDVIELNQSIDKPLVVKVGGIPKFTGQVGKVKRHMGIQILDVLKGGDDDDE; encoded by the coding sequence GTGGCTGGAGATGTATTGTCACAAAGTGAAATTGATGCTCTCCTCTCTGCTATTTCTACTGGAGAGATGTCAGCAGATGAACTAAAAAAAGAGGAACAAGAAAAGAAAGTTAAGGTCTATGATTTTAAGCGTGCTCTACGCTTTTCGAAAGATCAAATTAGAAGCTTGACAAGAATTCATGAGAACTTTGCACGTCTATTAACAACGTTCTTTTCTGCACATCTTAGAACGTATGTCCAAATAACAGTTGCATCCGCTGATCAAATTCCGTACGAAGAATTTATTCGTTCCATACCTAAGATGACAATCTTAAACACATTTGAAGTTCCACCTTTAGATGGACGAATTCTAATGGAAGTGAATCCTAATATAGCCTATGCCATGATGGATCGCATATTAGGGGGATCAGGTGAGAGCATTAATAAAGTGGATAACTTAACAGAAATCGAAACCAGAATTATGTCCAATACGTTTGAACGAGCGTTTGAATATTTCAGAGAAGCTTGGTCAACTATTTCAGATATTGATCCTATGTTAAGTGAATTCGAAGTAAATCCTCAGTTCTTACAAATGGTTTCTCCTAATGAAACGGTTGTAGTTATTTCGTTGAATACGACCATAGGTGATACAAGTGGGATGATTAATATTTGTATACCTCACGTAGTATTAGAACCTATCATTCCGAAGTTATCAGTTCATTACTGGATGCAAACAAAGAAAAAAGATAGAAATCCAATCGAAGTAGAGTTACTAGAAAATAAAGTAAAAAAGTCTCAAGTTCCATTAGTAGCTGAACTAGGAACATCTGAAATAGCTATAGAAGATTTTCTACTTCTAGATATTGGAGATGTCATTGAACTAAATCAGTCTATAGATAAACCTCTTGTTGTAAAAGTTGGAGGAATACCGAAATTTACTGGTCAAGTAGGAAAAGTAAAGAGACATATGGGAATACAAATTTTGGATGTATTGAAGGGAGGAGACGACGATGATGAGTGA
- the fliY gene encoding flagellar motor switch phosphatase FliY, whose amino-acid sequence MMSDEMLSQEEIDALLKGTSDDSSGNGASSDTQSSGLNVDDYLLPEEQDALGEIGNISFGSSATALSTLLNQKVEITTPTVSVVDRSNLRGEFPDPYVAINVGYTEGFSGNNLLVIKQSDAAIIADLMLGGDGRNPAELLGEIQLSAVQEAMNQMMGSAATSMSTIFKKKVDISPPSIDLLDLDDGKGQSNLQQDDLLVRASFSIKVGDLIDSKIMQLSPLTFAKQLVSELFQPVDTKEEKSVTIEEKDSSRSDHLQQSPTSVRSASVNEVPYSHGNTAVVAEATGPHHFGGTQSSYGQSQVTNIQPASFTSFEAPSLQEHEARNLNMLLDIPLQVTVELGRTKRSVKEILELSSGSIIELDKLAGEPVDILVNSRLVAKGEVVVIEENFGVRITDIVSQSERIKKLK is encoded by the coding sequence ATGATGAGTGATGAAATGCTATCTCAAGAAGAGATTGATGCTTTGTTAAAAGGAACTAGTGATGATAGTTCCGGCAATGGAGCTTCATCTGATACACAATCATCAGGGTTAAACGTCGATGATTATTTACTACCAGAGGAGCAAGATGCACTAGGGGAGATTGGAAACATCTCTTTTGGTAGCTCTGCAACCGCGTTGTCCACACTTTTAAACCAAAAGGTTGAAATTACCACTCCAACTGTCTCTGTAGTGGACCGCTCAAACTTAAGAGGAGAGTTTCCAGATCCATACGTGGCAATAAATGTTGGTTACACAGAAGGTTTTTCAGGTAACAATCTGTTAGTAATTAAACAGAGTGACGCGGCAATTATTGCAGATTTAATGCTAGGTGGAGATGGAAGGAATCCAGCAGAACTCTTAGGTGAAATTCAACTAAGTGCTGTACAGGAAGCAATGAACCAAATGATGGGTTCTGCAGCAACATCTATGTCGACGATTTTTAAGAAAAAAGTTGATATTTCTCCACCGTCCATTGATTTACTAGATTTAGACGATGGAAAGGGTCAATCAAATTTACAACAAGATGATTTGTTAGTAAGAGCCTCTTTTTCTATAAAGGTTGGAGATTTAATTGATTCTAAAATAATGCAACTATCTCCACTTACTTTTGCAAAACAATTAGTTTCAGAATTATTCCAACCAGTGGACACAAAGGAAGAAAAATCCGTTACAATAGAAGAGAAGGATTCGTCACGTTCAGACCATTTACAACAATCTCCGACAAGTGTTAGAAGTGCTAGTGTAAATGAAGTTCCTTACTCACATGGAAATACGGCAGTCGTCGCCGAGGCTACTGGACCACACCATTTTGGTGGAACACAATCATCTTATGGACAATCACAAGTAACTAATATTCAACCAGCTTCTTTCACAAGCTTTGAAGCTCCTAGTTTACAAGAACATGAGGCTAGAAACTTAAATATGTTATTAGACATCCCACTTCAAGTTACAGTGGAACTAGGTAGAACAAAGCGTTCTGTAAAAGAAATCCTGGAGTTGTCCTCTGGCTCCATAATTGAATTAGATAAACTTGCTGGGGAACCGGTTGATATTTTAGTGAATAGTAGATTAGTAGCAAAAGGTGAAGTAGTCGTTATTGAAGAAAACTTCGGTGTGCGGATTACGGATATAGTGAGTCAATCAGAACGTATTAAAAAATTAAAATGA
- a CDS encoding response regulator, translated as MGKSILIVDDAAFMRMMIKDILTKNGYNVVAEAADGAQAVEKYKEHKPDLVTMDITMPEMDGITALKEIKSYDANAKIIMCSAMGQQAMVIDAIQAGAKDFIVKPFQADRVIEAIAKTLS; from the coding sequence ATGGGAAAATCAATTTTAATCGTAGACGACGCAGCTTTTATGCGAATGATGATCAAAGATATCTTGACAAAAAATGGATACAATGTTGTTGCTGAAGCTGCAGATGGTGCACAAGCAGTAGAAAAATACAAAGAACATAAGCCAGATTTAGTTACAATGGATATTACTATGCCCGAAATGGATGGGATAACTGCTCTTAAGGAAATTAAATCATACGATGCAAATGCAAAAATTATTATGTGTTCTGCAATGGGACAACAGGCAATGGTTATTGATGCAATTCAAGCTGGTGCAAAAGACTTTATTGTTAAACCATTCCAAGCTGATCGTGTAATCGAAGCAATTGCAAAAACGTTATCGTAA
- a CDS encoding flagellar biosynthetic protein FliO — translation MRHLRRLTELLLFAMIILTLHGSFSLVTHAESFDGSVDECKDSSGSIAECFGGSSNEQNEEVSLDNEKRSTEETANSFVSFGDVIRMIFALLVVIGLLYGVLKFLGKKSQSYQHTQMIQNLGGTSLGGNRSIQLVKIGTKLYVVGVGENVQLMKEIEDTQEKELLIKEYQGKLSNTSTSDIVGKIVERATGKKHADANKPSTENFSSLFQTQLKSIQKDRKKRLEDWSKEENKDE, via the coding sequence TTGCGACATCTAAGAAGACTTACAGAATTACTTCTTTTCGCAATGATCATTCTCACTCTGCATGGGTCTTTCTCTCTTGTGACCCATGCAGAATCATTTGATGGATCTGTGGATGAGTGTAAGGATAGTTCTGGCTCTATTGCAGAATGTTTCGGTGGTTCATCAAATGAACAAAATGAGGAAGTTTCATTAGATAATGAGAAAAGAAGTACAGAAGAGACTGCCAATAGCTTTGTGTCATTCGGTGATGTTATTCGAATGATCTTTGCCTTACTAGTTGTCATCGGTTTACTATATGGGGTTCTTAAATTTCTCGGGAAGAAAAGTCAATCCTATCAACATACTCAAATGATTCAGAATTTAGGAGGGACTTCACTTGGCGGGAATCGTTCTATCCAACTTGTGAAGATTGGGACAAAATTATACGTAGTTGGTGTAGGAGAAAACGTACAATTAATGAAGGAAATAGAAGATACACAAGAAAAAGAATTGCTAATAAAAGAGTATCAAGGGAAGCTTTCAAATACTTCTACTTCAGATATTGTAGGCAAAATAGTAGAAAGAGCGACTGGAAAGAAGCATGCAGATGCAAATAAGCCTTCAACCGAAAATTTCTCCTCCCTTTTCCAAACACAATTGAAATCTATTCAAAAGGATAGGAAAAAGAGATTAGAAGATTGGAGTAAGGAGGAGAACAAAGATGAATGA
- the fliP gene encoding flagellar type III secretion system pore protein FliP (The bacterial flagellar biogenesis protein FliP forms a type III secretion system (T3SS)-type pore required for flagellar assembly.), translated as MNDFVNLFSSSSPENVSTSVQLLLLLTVLSLAPSILILMTSFTRIIIVLSFVRTSLATQQMPPNQVLIGLALFLTFFIMAPIFSEVNEEALTPLFNEEISIDEAYDRAAVPFKEFMAKHTRTKDLELFLTYAGNERPETIQDIPLTTLVPAFALSEIKTAFQIGFMIFIPFLVIDMVVASVLMSMGMMMLPPVMISLPFKILLFVLVDGWYLVVKSLLQSF; from the coding sequence ATGAATGATTTCGTTAATTTGTTTAGTTCAAGTTCTCCTGAAAATGTCTCCACTTCCGTACAATTACTATTACTTTTAACGGTACTTTCATTGGCACCTAGCATTTTGATACTAATGACTTCCTTTACACGAATTATTATCGTACTTTCTTTTGTCCGTACGTCCCTGGCTACACAGCAGATGCCACCGAACCAGGTACTAATCGGGCTAGCCCTATTTTTAACTTTCTTTATTATGGCGCCAATCTTTTCGGAAGTAAATGAAGAAGCTTTAACGCCTCTATTTAATGAAGAAATTAGTATCGATGAGGCATATGATCGAGCAGCTGTTCCGTTTAAAGAATTTATGGCAAAACACACAAGAACAAAAGATTTAGAATTATTTCTTACCTATGCAGGAAATGAAAGGCCAGAAACCATTCAGGATATTCCATTAACAACTTTAGTACCTGCGTTTGCTCTAAGCGAAATTAAAACAGCGTTTCAAATAGGATTCATGATTTTTATCCCATTCCTAGTAATTGATATGGTAGTTGCAAGTGTCTTGATGTCAATGGGGATGATGATGTTACCACCTGTGATGATTTCGTTACCGTTTAAGATTTTGTTGTTTGTATTAGTGGATGGATGGTACTTAGTCGTCAAATCGCTATTGCAAAGTTTTTAG
- the fliQ gene encoding flagellar biosynthesis protein FliQ yields the protein MSPETVISIAENGIYVTLIISAPLLLIALIIGLVVSIFQATTQIQEQTLAFVPKIVGVLIGVIFFGPWMLSHMLSYATNIFSNLTRFIG from the coding sequence ATGTCACCTGAGACTGTCATCAGTATTGCTGAGAATGGAATTTACGTTACCTTAATTATTAGTGCTCCTCTATTACTAATCGCCTTAATTATTGGTTTAGTAGTAAGTATTTTTCAAGCAACTACTCAAATACAAGAACAAACGTTGGCTTTCGTCCCTAAAATTGTTGGTGTGTTAATTGGTGTCATCTTTTTTGGGCCATGGATGTTAAGTCACATGCTATCCTACGCCACAAATATTTTTTCTAACTTAACTAGGTTTATCGGGTAA
- the fliR gene encoding flagellar biosynthetic protein FliR, translating into MTSLIPDISVFVLMLARISAFFVTMPIFSYRTLPAQHRIAFSFLLTWMMVYTVDVQPFVIDGAYILLVVKEVMVGLLLGFVAYMIISAVQVAGGFIDFQMGFAIANVIDPQTGVQSPLIGQYLYTFALLLLLSLNGHHLILDGIFYSYEFIPLDSAMIQFAQEPLVEMIIKSFNTVFIIALQLSMPVVATLFLVDVALGIVARTVPQFNIFVVGFPIKIAVSFIVLVISMTIMMVVIQDLFHYMFQTMRGVMDWLGAER; encoded by the coding sequence ATGACATCATTGATTCCAGACATCTCCGTGTTTGTCCTAATGTTAGCAAGGATATCTGCCTTTTTTGTGACGATGCCAATATTTTCTTACCGAACCTTACCAGCGCAACATCGCATAGCTTTTTCCTTTCTTTTAACTTGGATGATGGTATATACGGTTGATGTTCAACCATTTGTCATTGATGGAGCGTATATCCTTCTTGTAGTAAAAGAAGTAATGGTTGGTCTGTTATTAGGTTTTGTAGCTTATATGATTATTTCTGCAGTTCAAGTAGCGGGTGGTTTTATTGATTTTCAAATGGGATTTGCGATAGCAAATGTAATTGACCCTCAAACAGGTGTTCAAAGTCCTCTCATTGGTCAATATCTGTATACCTTCGCACTACTGCTTTTATTAAGCTTAAATGGACACCATTTAATTTTGGATGGGATTTTTTATAGTTATGAATTCATTCCTTTAGATAGTGCAATGATTCAATTCGCACAAGAACCATTGGTAGAAATGATAATCAAATCTTTTAATACTGTCTTTATTATTGCTTTACAGCTATCCATGCCTGTCGTAGCTACTTTATTTTTGGTAGATGTTGCTTTAGGAATTGTTGCAAGAACTGTTCCTCAGTTCAATATCTTTGTCGTTGGTTTTCCTATAAAAATTGCTGTTAGTTTTATTGTATTAGTAATCTCGATGACCATTATGATGGTTGTGATACAAGACTTATTTCACTACATGTTTCAGACAATGCGTGGAGTAATGGATTGGTTAGGTGCTGAAAGATGA
- the flhB gene encoding flagellar biosynthesis protein FlhB, with product MIQKLRVDLQFFAGEKTEKATPKKREDTRKKGQIAKSQDVNTAISLLLIFLFFMFGAFLLGDRLLDFFKESFTNYIGMQLTEKNVEAIFIDVLTQMGLFMAPILAVAVVGGLLSNYLQVGVLFTAKPLQPKFEKIDPIKGAKRIFSVRALVELAKSLLKISLIGSVTFFMLLLQFDEVVNLAYKTPLQTMHIVGRLTIQMGIVASIVLLLLSLLDYLYQKYDHEKNIRMSKQDIKDEYKKSEGDPLIKSKIKQRQREMATRRMMQEVPNADVIITNPTHFAIALKYDETKMDAPFVVAKGVDFVAQKIKYVAKENGVTMVENRPLARALYDQAEIGDAVPEEFFKAVAEILAYVYKLQKKI from the coding sequence ATGATCCAAAAATTAAGAGTAGATCTTCAATTTTTTGCGGGAGAAAAAACCGAAAAGGCTACACCTAAGAAAAGAGAAGATACCCGTAAAAAAGGGCAAATTGCGAAAAGCCAAGATGTTAACACTGCCATAAGTTTACTATTAATCTTTTTATTTTTTATGTTTGGAGCATTTCTACTTGGGGATAGACTGTTAGATTTCTTTAAAGAAAGTTTTACTAATTATATCGGAATGCAGTTAACAGAAAAAAACGTGGAAGCAATCTTTATTGATGTTTTAACACAAATGGGATTATTTATGGCACCCATCTTAGCCGTAGCTGTAGTAGGAGGATTGCTCTCAAATTACTTGCAGGTTGGGGTTTTATTTACAGCTAAACCACTTCAACCAAAATTTGAAAAGATTGACCCTATTAAAGGGGCAAAGCGTATTTTCTCTGTTAGAGCTCTGGTGGAACTAGCTAAATCCTTATTAAAAATCTCGTTGATAGGTTCTGTCACTTTCTTTATGCTATTACTCCAATTTGATGAAGTAGTGAACTTAGCATATAAGACTCCTTTGCAGACAATGCATATCGTCGGAAGATTAACTATCCAGATGGGGATTGTGGCATCGATTGTTTTATTATTATTGTCGCTACTAGATTATCTTTATCAAAAGTATGACCATGAGAAAAATATCAGAATGTCCAAACAAGATATTAAAGACGAGTACAAAAAGAGTGAAGGGGATCCACTAATTAAGTCTAAGATTAAACAAAGACAACGTGAAATGGCTACAAGGAGAATGATGCAAGAAGTGCCAAATGCAGATGTCATCATTACAAATCCCACTCACTTTGCCATCGCTTTAAAGTACGATGAAACCAAAATGGATGCTCCATTTGTGGTAGCAAAGGGAGTAGATTTTGTGGCTCAAAAAATTAAGTATGTTGCAAAAGAAAATGGTGTAACGATGGTAGAAAATCGTCCACTAGCAAGAGCTCTATACGATCAAGCAGAAATAGGGGATGCAGTTCCTGAGGAGTTCTTTAAAGCAGTAGCAGAGATTTTAGCATATGTATATAAACTTCAAAAAAAGATATAA
- the flhA gene encoding flagellar biosynthesis protein FlhA, producing the protein MKARDLSVLLAVILIVAMLIIPFPTWLLSVLIIVNISLALLVLLTSMNMSEPLEFSIFPSLLLLLTLFRLGLNVSTTRSILSEGDAGEVVDTFGNFVVGGDVLVGIVVFVILVIIQFVVITKGSERVSEVAARFTLDAMPGKQMSIDADLNAGMISETDARERREKIGREADFYGAMDGASKFVKGDAIAGIIIVFINLIFGIIIGMTSEGLPIGEAAQKFSLLTVGDGIVSQIPALLISTATGIVVTRAASDGNLGQDIMKQLFAYPMMLYVAGGTILLLGLVTPISNLLTLPVGGLMIFGGYMLSRQVTPDEQDLMEMEEEVESDEMKSPESVVNLLSVDPIEFEFGYGLIPLADTSQGGDLLDRIVMIRRQLAVELGVVIPVVRIRDNIQLQPNEYRLKIKGNEMARGELLLDHYLAMSPDGEDDLIDGIETIEPSFGLPAKWISEDTKNTAETFGFTVVDPPSVVSTHITEAIRANAHELLGREETKQLIDHLKESYPILVEEVTPSPLTIGEVQKVLGKLLKESVSIRNLPVIFETLADYGRISSDTEVLAEYVRQALARQITNQYMQGDNTLKVVTLSGKVEKLIADGIQQTEHGQFLSIDPEHSQAILESIAKQVEQMGMMNQQAIVLCSPGVRMFVRQMTERYFPQVPILSYNELEANVELQSVGVVTVE; encoded by the coding sequence ATGAAAGCAAGAGACTTATCCGTATTATTAGCAGTTATTTTAATCGTAGCTATGTTAATTATTCCATTTCCAACATGGCTATTAAGTGTCCTGATTATTGTTAACATTTCTCTTGCGCTTCTAGTTCTTTTAACGTCAATGAATATGTCAGAACCACTAGAGTTCTCGATATTTCCTTCTTTACTATTACTCCTAACATTATTTAGGCTAGGGTTAAATGTATCTACTACGAGATCTATTCTTTCAGAAGGTGATGCGGGTGAAGTAGTAGATACCTTTGGTAACTTTGTGGTTGGTGGAGATGTATTAGTAGGTATTGTTGTCTTCGTTATACTAGTCATTATCCAGTTTGTTGTTATTACAAAAGGTTCTGAACGTGTATCGGAAGTTGCAGCAAGATTTACACTTGATGCAATGCCAGGAAAACAAATGAGTATCGATGCCGATTTAAATGCGGGGATGATATCGGAAACAGACGCAAGAGAGCGAAGAGAAAAGATTGGAAGAGAAGCCGATTTTTACGGAGCAATGGATGGAGCGAGTAAATTTGTCAAAGGTGACGCTATTGCAGGTATTATTATCGTCTTCATTAACTTAATATTTGGCATTATCATCGGAATGACCTCAGAAGGCTTACCTATTGGAGAAGCAGCTCAAAAGTTCTCTTTACTAACTGTAGGAGATGGAATCGTTTCTCAAATCCCAGCTCTTTTAATTTCCACCGCAACAGGTATTGTTGTTACTCGAGCAGCTTCTGATGGTAATTTGGGTCAAGATATCATGAAGCAGTTATTTGCGTATCCAATGATGCTGTATGTCGCTGGAGGGACAATACTTTTACTTGGACTTGTGACACCAATTTCTAATTTACTAACATTACCAGTTGGTGGCTTGATGATATTTGGTGGTTACATGCTTTCGAGACAAGTGACGCCAGATGAACAAGACCTTATGGAAATGGAAGAAGAAGTGGAATCGGATGAAATGAAGAGTCCAGAAAGTGTCGTAAACTTATTGAGCGTGGATCCCATTGAATTTGAATTCGGTTACGGTTTAATACCGTTAGCAGACACAAGCCAGGGAGGAGACCTACTCGATAGAATTGTCATGATAAGACGACAACTAGCAGTGGAACTTGGAGTGGTAATTCCAGTAGTTCGAATTAGGGATAATATTCAACTACAACCGAACGAATACCGCCTAAAAATTAAAGGGAATGAAATGGCTAGAGGAGAGTTGTTATTAGATCACTATTTAGCGATGAGTCCGGACGGAGAAGATGACTTAATTGATGGAATTGAGACAATTGAACCTTCCTTTGGTTTACCAGCTAAATGGATTTCAGAAGATACAAAAAATACAGCGGAGACATTTGGATTCACTGTCGTGGACCCTCCATCAGTTGTATCTACTCATATTACGGAAGCAATAAGAGCAAATGCTCATGAGCTTTTAGGTAGAGAAGAAACAAAACAATTAATTGACCATTTAAAAGAAAGTTATCCAATTTTAGTAGAAGAAGTGACACCATCACCGTTAACCATTGGAGAAGTACAAAAAGTATTAGGGAAGTTGTTGAAAGAATCTGTATCTATAAGAAACTTACCAGTCATTTTTGAAACGCTAGCGGATTATGGGCGAATATCATCTGACACAGAAGTACTTGCCGAGTACGTTCGCCAGGCTCTAGCTAGACAAATAACCAATCAATATATGCAGGGGGATAATACCTTAAAGGTTGTTACATTATCTGGTAAAGTAGAGAAACTTATTGCGGATGGTATCCAACAAACAGAACACGGTCAATTTTTATCGATCGATCCAGAGCATTCCCAAGCAATCCTAGAATCAATCGCAAAGCAAGTAGAACAGATGGGGATGATGAACCAACAAGCAATTGTTCTCTGTTCGCCAGGTGTTAGGATGTTTGTCAGACAGATGACGGAAAGATATTTTCCTCAAGTCCCAATCCTTTCCTATAATGAATTAGAAGCAAATGTTGAACTACAAAGTGTTGGGGTGGTGACGGTTGAATGA
- the flhF gene encoding flagellar biosynthesis protein FlhF, which translates to MKIKKVTANTMPEAMVLIKKELGPHAVILHSKTVQKGGFMGLFRKKQLEVVAAIDGEQHASLNRNNLPEKKDVVPKPLTMTRPEEKIKAQPWKEDLDELKNLVKELNRQTRRPLSDNVYIPSEIEKVVNRLTEQELDSLLIDEITNVLIISYKENKLTEKEAQVVAKKYLLEKLASIPFGEQITNSMYTTLIGPTGAGKTTTLAKLAAKAVLQERKKIAFLTTDTYRIAAIEQLKTYAQLLSVPVEVIYKEKDRLEVVDKLQQKDQIFIDTAGRNYREGRYLKELLPLLPELGQVNAYVTFSATGKQRDWEAMLANFTQIPEFSFIFTKLDETEIYGSIYNLVLKYDRGVSYITNGQDVPDDIQPATKEHLIDLILG; encoded by the coding sequence ATGAAAATAAAAAAAGTAACTGCTAACACAATGCCAGAAGCCATGGTGCTCATTAAAAAAGAGTTAGGGCCTCATGCAGTCATACTACATTCAAAAACTGTTCAAAAAGGTGGATTTATGGGCTTGTTTCGAAAAAAACAACTCGAAGTGGTCGCAGCTATTGACGGCGAACAACACGCTTCATTAAATCGAAACAATCTACCTGAGAAAAAGGATGTTGTTCCTAAGCCTTTAACTATGACAAGGCCGGAGGAAAAAATAAAAGCACAGCCATGGAAAGAAGATCTAGATGAATTAAAGAACCTAGTAAAAGAGTTAAACAGACAAACAAGAAGGCCGCTAAGTGATAATGTATATATCCCTTCAGAAATTGAAAAAGTAGTCAATAGATTAACAGAACAAGAACTAGACTCACTACTAATTGATGAGATAACAAATGTATTAATAATATCTTATAAAGAAAATAAGTTAACGGAAAAAGAAGCGCAAGTCGTAGCAAAAAAATATTTACTTGAGAAATTAGCTTCTATTCCCTTTGGTGAACAAATAACCAATTCAATGTACACAACATTAATAGGACCTACAGGTGCTGGGAAAACCACTACACTTGCCAAATTAGCAGCGAAAGCGGTCCTACAAGAGCGAAAAAAGATTGCTTTTTTAACAACAGACACCTATCGAATTGCTGCAATCGAGCAATTAAAAACATATGCTCAATTATTAAGTGTACCTGTAGAAGTAATTTATAAAGAGAAAGATAGATTGGAAGTAGTAGATAAATTACAACAAAAGGACCAGATCTTTATTGATACAGCCGGAAGGAATTACCGAGAAGGTCGCTACCTCAAAGAACTGCTTCCGTTGCTACCAGAACTAGGTCAAGTAAACGCGTATGTTACTTTTTCAGCAACAGGCAAACAACGAGACTGGGAAGCGATGCTAGCGAATTTTACACAAATACCAGAATTCTCTTTTATATTTACGAAATTGGATGAAACAGAAATATATGGTTCCATATACAATCTAGTGCTAAAGTATGATAGAGGGGTCTCCTATATAACAAATGGTCAAGATGTTCCAGATGACATTCAACCAGCAACAAAAGAGCATCTAATCGACCTTATCTTGGGGTAG